From Streptomyces sp. NBC_00775, one genomic window encodes:
- a CDS encoding aKG-HExxH-type peptide beta-hydroxylase — translation MLPAVPDRALTELGRTEGGPQTLGLLVRDQHTRRLLLLRAVLDEVAAADPTVCSAAARDRLGEDWALLEEADRMEPPVRPAAWADESGAAPAAAYGGSPAPTPPAGTGLGPPLSPVRALVLHPFVGPWARHCLRGLRREPGPRSEREARELARDLAHFGALAAVAAVRAGVSFAVRLTARDGVLTLPSLGALHTAAPGDAPVDVVHRRQSLTLRQRGAKDVVVHLQSGGVGAWSEAAAWTPAHALPGLLPGSGPVPLDDLDPYRTARGGPRHHELSGPVTLDDAERKRWLQSWSGIASVLGLGGEHRLTEAVVLLRCLVPLSAPPGSTPGGRTTGSCSGTRREAFGALLSSTPATATTFAATLVHELQHTKLAALSDMLTLHHAGAGARYFAPWRPDPRPYDGLLQGAYSHLALADFFQRSALATTHPARRDAAWAQHARYREQVGAVLPSLVGSGDLTAQGRRFVDQMVAVYERLADHPAPRGQAARAQAYVRASRALWTQRHAPGE, via the coding sequence ATCCTGCCGGCGGTCCCGGACCGGGCCCTGACCGAACTCGGCCGCACCGAAGGCGGCCCCCAGACCCTGGGGCTCCTCGTACGCGACCAGCACACGCGGCGGCTGCTGCTGCTCCGCGCGGTGCTCGACGAGGTGGCGGCGGCCGACCCGACGGTGTGCTCCGCCGCCGCCCGGGACCGGCTCGGGGAGGACTGGGCGCTGCTGGAGGAGGCGGACCGGATGGAGCCGCCCGTCCGCCCGGCGGCCTGGGCGGACGAGAGCGGTGCGGCACCCGCGGCCGCGTACGGCGGTTCGCCGGCACCGACGCCGCCGGCCGGCACGGGGCTCGGACCTCCGCTCTCGCCGGTCCGCGCCCTCGTCCTGCACCCCTTCGTCGGCCCCTGGGCCCGGCACTGTCTGCGCGGCCTCCGCAGGGAACCCGGGCCGCGCAGCGAGCGGGAGGCCCGCGAACTGGCCCGCGACCTCGCCCACTTCGGGGCGCTCGCCGCCGTGGCCGCCGTCCGGGCCGGAGTGTCCTTCGCCGTACGGCTGACCGCGCGCGACGGAGTGCTGACGCTGCCCTCGCTCGGCGCACTGCACACGGCCGCGCCCGGGGACGCCCCGGTCGACGTCGTGCACCGCCGGCAGAGCCTGACCTTGCGGCAGCGCGGTGCGAAGGACGTCGTCGTCCACCTGCAGAGCGGCGGCGTCGGCGCCTGGTCCGAGGCCGCCGCCTGGACACCCGCGCACGCCCTGCCCGGGCTGCTGCCCGGCTCCGGCCCCGTACCGCTGGACGACCTCGACCCGTACCGCACCGCGCGCGGCGGTCCCCGCCACCACGAGCTCAGCGGACCCGTCACCCTGGACGACGCCGAGCGCAAACGCTGGCTGCAGTCGTGGTCGGGCATCGCGTCCGTGCTCGGGCTCGGCGGCGAGCACCGCCTCACGGAGGCCGTCGTGCTGCTGCGCTGTCTGGTTCCGCTGTCCGCGCCACCCGGTTCGACGCCCGGCGGCCGGACCACCGGCAGTTGCAGCGGCACCCGGCGGGAGGCCTTCGGCGCCCTCCTCAGCAGCACCCCGGCCACGGCCACGACGTTCGCGGCCACCCTGGTGCACGAACTCCAGCACACCAAACTGGCCGCACTCAGTGACATGCTCACGCTCCATCACGCGGGCGCGGGGGCACGCTACTTCGCACCCTGGCGGCCCGACCCGCGACCGTACGACGGCCTGTTGCAGGGCGCGTACTCCCACCTCGCGCTGGCGGACTTCTTCCAGCGCAGCGCCCTCGCCACCACCCATCCGGCCCGGCGCGACGCCGCCTGGGCCCAGCACGCGCGCTACCGGGAGCAGGTCGGCGCCGTCCTGCCGAGCCTCGTCGGATCGGGCGATCTCACCGCGCAGGGGCGCCGGTTCGTCGACCAGATGGTCGCGGTGTACGAACGGCTGGCCGACCATCCCGCGCCGCGCGGACAGGCGGCGCGCGCCCAGGCGTACGTACGCGCCTCCCGCGCGCTGTGGACGCAGCGCCACGCGCCGGGCGAGTGA
- a CDS encoding aldo/keto reductase, which translates to MLYQLLGQTGLRVSELFLGAMTFHGRDRDDTAHKEYARIVETYAQAGGNVIDTAVNYGEGESEEILGELLQKDRDRFVLSTKYTLYRDASDPNASGNHRKNLKLSLETSLRRLRTDYIDLYWVHIWDRNTPLEETMRALDDVVRSGKVLYLGISDTPAWVVARANTLAQQHGWTPFSAIQVPYNLLNRDIERELLPMAEATGLSVAGWGPLASGALSGKYTRPNGRPTGRTRMSAQDLSPRDRAVAEAVAEVADEVGATPSQVAIAWTRARSTAVHPIVGVRTVDQLTDNLDATGVSLSAEQLARLEAPTGFSRGFPLDFIDSTAQWVYGTVGPRVVPRSR; encoded by the coding sequence ATGCTCTATCAACTGCTGGGGCAGACGGGGCTTCGGGTGTCCGAACTGTTCCTCGGCGCCATGACGTTCCACGGGCGGGACCGCGACGACACCGCGCACAAGGAATACGCACGCATCGTCGAAACCTACGCACAGGCCGGCGGAAATGTCATCGACACCGCGGTCAATTACGGCGAAGGGGAGAGCGAGGAGATTCTCGGCGAGTTACTCCAGAAGGACCGTGACCGCTTTGTGCTGTCCACCAAGTACACGCTCTACCGTGACGCGTCCGACCCCAATGCCTCCGGAAATCACCGGAAGAATCTGAAACTCTCGCTGGAAACCAGCCTTCGCCGGCTGCGGACCGACTACATCGACCTCTACTGGGTGCACATCTGGGACCGGAACACACCGCTCGAAGAGACGATGCGCGCCCTCGACGACGTCGTCCGCTCGGGCAAGGTCCTCTACCTCGGTATCTCCGACACCCCCGCCTGGGTGGTAGCGCGGGCCAACACACTGGCCCAGCAGCACGGCTGGACTCCCTTCTCGGCGATCCAGGTGCCGTACAACCTGCTCAACCGTGACATCGAACGCGAGTTGCTGCCCATGGCCGAGGCGACCGGGCTGTCCGTCGCGGGGTGGGGCCCGCTGGCGAGCGGCGCCCTCTCCGGCAAGTACACGCGCCCGAACGGCCGGCCCACGGGCAGGACCCGGATGTCCGCGCAGGACCTCAGCCCGCGCGACCGTGCCGTGGCGGAGGCCGTGGCCGAGGTCGCGGACGAGGTGGGCGCCACGCCCTCGCAGGTGGCGATCGCCTGGACCCGGGCCCGCTCCACGGCCGTCCATCCGATCGTGGGTGTCCGCACCGTCGACCAGCTCACCGACAACCTGGACGCGACCGGGGTCTCGCTCTCCGCCGAGCAGCTGGCCAGGCTGGAGGCGCCGACCGGGTTCAGCCGCGGCTTCCCGCTGGACTTCATCGACTCGACGGCCCAGTGGGTCTACGGCACGGTGGGCCCCCGGGTCGTCCCCCGGAGCCGCTGA
- a CDS encoding nuclear transport factor 2 family protein yields the protein MPHEDEPAKRNVALVERMYELFNTGDLSLLKEEVFAADLVWTLPGRNPVGGVKQGPDEVIAFFGGLVNSGIKVDIVRIDAWGDDTVVEVHRGYGESRGATLDALNCTHYRIRDGRIAEVQVYMSDQYAADNFFWAAYDLAPIPDRWAK from the coding sequence GTGCCGCACGAAGATGAGCCGGCCAAGCGGAATGTGGCGCTGGTCGAGCGGATGTATGAGCTCTTCAACACCGGAGACCTGAGCCTCCTGAAGGAAGAAGTCTTCGCGGCGGACCTCGTGTGGACGTTGCCCGGACGCAATCCGGTGGGCGGGGTCAAACAGGGGCCGGACGAGGTCATCGCCTTTTTCGGCGGCCTCGTGAACTCGGGAATCAAGGTCGACATCGTTCGGATCGACGCATGGGGCGACGACACCGTGGTCGAGGTGCACCGCGGATACGGAGAGTCCCGGGGCGCCACCCTCGACGCGTTGAACTGCACCCACTACCGCATTCGTGACGGGCGTATCGCGGAAGTCCAGGTCTATATGAGCGACCAGTACGCGGCCGACAACTTCTTCTGGGCCGCCTACGACCTCGCCCCCATTCCGGACAGGTGGGCCAAGTAG
- a CDS encoding FxsB family cyclophane-forming radical SAM/SPASM peptide maturase has product MPEHPLPFGQFIVKMHGRCNLACRYCYLYEGPDHTWRTRPAAAPPGVLDRTATRIGEHARAHGTTALSLVLHGGEPLLAGVDTLARFTALVRDRVPDSCTVHTTVQTNATQLTERRLAVLARHGIRVGISLDGGLPAHNALRTDRAGRPSWPAASRGARLIADRCPEAYAGILTVVDPTTDPVELYESLLALRPPAIDLLLPHGNWSAPPPHWGDMDVPYGDWLCAVFDRWWGAGRRETRVRLFEACVALLFGLPAATESLGLAPFDAVVVETDGSIEQVDSLKSCYEGAAETGLDVFRNSFDEALRHPGVVARQTGAASLAARCRTCPLLSVCGGGHYAHRYRADNGFANPSVYCADLQRFIRHVADRLAGVAPVSASFEGGTP; this is encoded by the coding sequence CTGCCCGAACATCCCCTTCCCTTTGGGCAGTTCATCGTCAAGATGCACGGCCGCTGCAACCTCGCCTGCCGCTACTGCTACCTCTACGAGGGCCCTGACCACACCTGGCGCACCCGCCCGGCCGCCGCCCCGCCCGGCGTCCTCGACCGGACCGCGACGCGGATCGGCGAGCACGCGCGCGCCCACGGCACGACGGCGCTCTCCCTCGTCCTGCACGGCGGAGAGCCCCTGCTCGCGGGCGTGGACACGCTCGCCCGCTTCACCGCTCTCGTACGCGACCGGGTTCCGGACTCCTGCACGGTCCACACCACCGTCCAGACCAACGCCACCCAGCTCACCGAGCGGCGGCTCGCCGTCCTGGCCCGGCACGGCATCCGCGTCGGCATCAGCCTGGACGGCGGCCTGCCCGCGCACAACGCGCTGCGCACCGACCGCGCCGGGCGCCCGTCCTGGCCCGCCGCCTCGCGCGGCGCGCGGCTGATCGCCGACCGCTGCCCCGAGGCGTACGCCGGGATCCTCACGGTCGTCGACCCCACGACGGACCCGGTCGAGCTGTACGAGTCCCTGCTGGCCCTGCGGCCACCGGCGATCGACCTGCTGCTGCCGCACGGCAACTGGTCGGCGCCGCCGCCGCATTGGGGCGACATGGATGTCCCGTACGGGGACTGGCTCTGTGCCGTCTTCGACCGCTGGTGGGGGGCCGGGCGGCGGGAGACGCGCGTCCGGCTCTTCGAAGCCTGCGTCGCGCTGCTGTTCGGGCTGCCCGCCGCCACCGAGTCGCTGGGCCTCGCGCCCTTCGACGCCGTGGTCGTGGAGACCGACGGGTCGATCGAGCAGGTCGACTCCCTGAAGTCCTGCTACGAGGGGGCGGCGGAGACCGGCCTCGACGTCTTCCGGAACAGCTTCGACGAGGCACTGCGCCACCCCGGTGTCGTGGCCCGGCAGACGGGCGCCGCCTCGCTGGCCGCGCGCTGCCGGACCTGCCCGCTGCTCTCCGTCTGCGGCGGCGGCCACTACGCCCACCGCTACCGGGCCGACAACGGCTTCGCCAACCCTTCCGTCTACTGCGCCGACCTCCAGCGCTTCATCCGCCATGTGGCGGACAGGCTCGCCGGGGTCGCCCCCGTCTCCGCCTCTTTCGAAGGAGGCACCCCGTGA
- the fxsT gene encoding FxSxx-COOH system tetratricopeptide repeat protein: protein MSGARTPVGPTERGAARQTVTISFAGFNRAWAAWIGDRLERRGHRVVYQRWDSPAEVPLVDLLRDLMLAQGRILIIVSEWYFQLGPRTHDEWNSALREVIAPDPTRFAAVSVTTVPVPTATTVLGAVELNNMGADEAERRVLDRLDLPADPLPESAEGTRRGPRFPAAMPEVWGGVPRRNTRFTGREPLLNDAYHLLQSAEPGAGVVTLYGMSGVGKTQLAAEYVYRFGSEYDVVWWVNSEKRVTYRRRLAELAPQLGLSTGAEYGERLRAVRDSLRRGDPYARWLLILDGADEPDQIYDLVPTGPSHVLITSRNPEWSEHNSKLLEVPVYDRDESVAFIRRRAPRLSEPEADQLAEALEDLPLLLDQTAGWLNDSDLSVQEYIALLEGGIDQDVVKISADFPVAFQTAWSILLNKLRDTVPESVDLLRLCTFFAPGFIPVRLLKEMPHDELPEQIAGLLNDPLLWNKAINQLRQYSVVRLESHETATDEITSSGESLYLHRMVHQIVRKDMPDEDRGEFIEVVRRALAAADPRRPTDTRLWTGYAEIVPHLKHADVLQSKDPAVQSLVFNCLRYMYISGEYRAGIKLGERALKAWRTLLGESHPRIWELTHHYANLLRAVGDYQRTETIERAAVDHLREQRGEHDLDYSRAVGGLAADLRGLARYGEALELSQQLLVTYRDLLGEQDSRTQGAQNNLAVSLRLLGRYGEALNADRQTMEARRLLLRARHPWTLNSENSYATDLRLLGRYTEATSIQTKNVRENRIVMGEDRPQTLDAEHNLALCRYRTGDRAAAGPMLARVLERCERVLGEADPQTLRFATSTSCFAREHGDIDQARELGESVVARYEVMLAEGHPYIAGVRANHALVLRSVGERDHAHVLIEQSLADMTEAVGERHPWTLSCAINAAALRNLVGDPEGAATLSKQAVARATEALGRTHPLTLSARVALAADLRALRDRQQAEKVEQEALSDLAATLGEQHVHTISARSRNRPYWDFEPQST, encoded by the coding sequence ATGTCTGGAGCTCGTACGCCGGTCGGGCCAACCGAGAGGGGGGCCGCGAGGCAGACCGTCACGATCAGCTTCGCCGGTTTCAACCGGGCCTGGGCGGCCTGGATCGGGGACCGTCTGGAGCGGCGTGGCCATCGCGTCGTGTACCAGCGCTGGGATTCCCCGGCCGAAGTGCCGCTCGTGGACCTGCTGCGCGACCTGATGCTCGCCCAGGGCCGGATCCTGATCATCGTCAGTGAGTGGTACTTCCAGCTGGGCCCGCGCACCCACGACGAGTGGAACAGCGCGCTGCGCGAGGTCATCGCCCCCGACCCGACCCGTTTCGCGGCCGTCTCCGTCACCACCGTCCCGGTGCCGACCGCCACCACCGTGCTCGGCGCGGTCGAGCTGAACAACATGGGTGCCGACGAGGCCGAGCGGCGCGTCCTGGACCGCCTCGACCTGCCCGCCGACCCCCTCCCGGAGTCCGCCGAAGGCACCCGCCGGGGCCCCCGCTTCCCGGCCGCCATGCCCGAGGTGTGGGGCGGAGTGCCCCGCCGCAACACCCGCTTCACCGGCCGCGAGCCCCTGCTGAACGACGCCTACCACCTGCTCCAGAGCGCCGAGCCGGGCGCCGGCGTGGTCACCCTGTACGGCATGTCGGGCGTGGGCAAGACACAGCTCGCCGCGGAGTACGTGTACCGCTTCGGTTCCGAGTACGACGTGGTGTGGTGGGTCAACTCGGAGAAGCGGGTCACCTACCGGCGCCGACTGGCCGAACTGGCCCCGCAGTTGGGCCTCTCGACAGGCGCCGAGTACGGCGAGCGGCTGCGCGCCGTGCGGGACTCGCTGCGGCGCGGCGACCCGTACGCCCGCTGGCTGCTGATCCTGGACGGCGCGGACGAGCCGGACCAGATCTACGACCTCGTCCCCACCGGACCCAGCCATGTTCTGATCACCTCGCGCAACCCCGAGTGGAGCGAGCACAACAGCAAGCTGCTGGAAGTGCCGGTCTACGACCGCGACGAGTCGGTCGCCTTCATCCGCCGCCGGGCGCCCCGCCTCAGCGAGCCCGAGGCCGACCAGCTCGCCGAAGCGCTGGAGGACCTGCCGCTGCTGCTCGACCAGACGGCGGGCTGGCTCAACGACTCGGACCTGTCCGTCCAGGAGTACATCGCCCTCCTGGAGGGCGGCATCGACCAGGACGTCGTCAAGATCTCCGCCGACTTCCCGGTCGCCTTCCAGACCGCCTGGTCGATACTGCTGAACAAGCTCCGCGACACCGTCCCGGAGTCCGTCGACCTGCTCCGCCTGTGCACCTTCTTCGCGCCGGGCTTCATCCCCGTACGCCTCCTGAAGGAGATGCCGCACGACGAGCTGCCCGAACAGATCGCGGGGCTGCTCAACGACCCGCTCCTGTGGAACAAGGCGATCAACCAGCTCCGCCAGTACTCGGTCGTCCGCCTGGAGTCCCACGAGACCGCCACCGACGAGATCACGTCCTCCGGTGAGTCCCTCTACCTCCACCGCATGGTCCACCAGATCGTCCGCAAGGACATGCCCGACGAGGACCGCGGCGAGTTCATCGAGGTGGTCCGCCGGGCGCTGGCCGCGGCCGATCCACGGCGGCCCACGGACACCCGGCTGTGGACCGGCTACGCGGAGATCGTGCCGCATCTGAAGCACGCCGACGTACTGCAGAGCAAGGACCCGGCGGTGCAGTCGCTGGTCTTCAACTGCCTGCGCTACATGTACATTTCCGGCGAGTACCGTGCGGGCATCAAGCTCGGCGAACGCGCTCTGAAGGCCTGGCGGACGCTGCTGGGCGAGAGCCACCCGAGGATCTGGGAGCTGACCCACCACTACGCCAACCTGCTGCGCGCGGTCGGCGACTACCAGCGCACCGAGACGATCGAGCGCGCCGCCGTCGACCATCTGCGCGAGCAACGCGGCGAGCACGACCTGGACTACTCGCGCGCGGTCGGCGGCCTCGCCGCCGACCTGCGCGGCCTGGCCCGCTACGGCGAGGCGCTGGAGCTCTCCCAGCAGCTCCTCGTCACCTACCGCGACCTCCTCGGCGAACAGGACTCGCGCACCCAGGGGGCCCAGAACAACCTGGCGGTGTCGCTGCGGCTACTCGGCCGCTACGGGGAGGCGCTGAACGCCGACCGGCAGACCATGGAGGCACGCCGCCTGCTGCTGCGGGCCCGGCACCCCTGGACGCTCAACTCGGAGAACTCCTACGCCACGGACCTGCGTCTGCTGGGCCGCTACACCGAGGCCACGTCGATCCAGACGAAGAACGTGCGGGAGAACCGCATCGTCATGGGTGAGGACCGGCCGCAGACCCTGGACGCCGAGCACAACCTGGCCCTGTGCCGCTACCGCACCGGCGACCGTGCCGCGGCGGGACCGATGCTCGCCCGCGTACTGGAGCGCTGCGAGCGCGTGCTGGGCGAGGCGGACCCGCAGACGCTGAGGTTCGCGACCAGCACCAGCTGCTTCGCGCGGGAGCACGGTGACATCGACCAGGCGCGGGAGCTCGGCGAGTCCGTCGTCGCCCGCTACGAAGTGATGCTCGCCGAGGGGCATCCCTACATCGCCGGTGTCCGCGCCAACCACGCCCTGGTGCTGCGCAGCGTCGGCGAACGGGACCACGCCCATGTCCTCATCGAACAGTCGCTGGCCGACATGACCGAGGCGGTGGGGGAGCGCCACCCCTGGACGCTGAGCTGCGCCATCAACGCCGCCGCCCTGCGCAACCTTGTCGGCGACCCCGAGGGGGCGGCCACGCTCAGCAAGCAGGCGGTCGCCCGGGCCACCGAGGCACTCGGCCGCACTCACCCGCTGACCCTGTCCGCCCGCGTCGCCCTCGCCGCCGACCTGCGCGCCCTGCGGGACCGTCAGCAGGCCGAGAAGGTCGAGCAGGAGGCCCTCTCCGACCTCGCCGCCACCCTGGGCGAACAGCACGTCCACACCATCTCGGCGCGCTCCCGCAACCGGCCCTACTGGGACTTCGAACCCCAGTCGACCTGA
- the fxsA gene encoding FxSxx-COOH cyclophane-containing RiPP peptide yields the protein MSARDDALNADIAAGRLPDLLELDLADLRTVQHPVLTEVLEELRERAGQPSEMLWGFNNSF from the coding sequence ATGAGTGCACGGGACGACGCACTGAATGCCGACATCGCCGCGGGGCGGCTGCCGGATCTGCTGGAGCTGGACCTCGCGGATCTCAGGACGGTTCAACACCCGGTGCTGACCGAGGTGCTGGAGGAGCTGCGGGAACGGGCGGGGCAGCCGAGCGAGATGCTCTGGGGGTTCAACAACTCCTTCTGA
- a CDS encoding NADPH-dependent F420 reductase translates to MRIGVLGTGMVGKAIATRLVEVGHEVRLGSRTSDNESLLKWVEENGEAASGGTFADAAAFGSVVVNATRGIISLDVLEAAGEDNLDGKIIMDVANPLVITSETEPPSLGILNDDSLGERIQRRYPSARVVKTLNTMNCDIMVNPKLLSGHHNVFVSGDDRSAKDQVASLLGQFGWAEDTIFDLGDITTARGPEMFVALYSRMFLKIRHLHFNISVVWDPNVEPLLPEGV, encoded by the coding sequence ATGCGCATCGGCGTATTGGGCACTGGAATGGTCGGAAAGGCCATAGCTACTCGCCTGGTGGAAGTCGGACATGAAGTGCGTCTGGGATCGCGGACCTCGGACAACGAGAGTCTGCTGAAGTGGGTCGAGGAGAACGGTGAGGCGGCGAGCGGCGGTACGTTCGCCGACGCCGCCGCCTTCGGCTCCGTCGTCGTGAACGCCACTCGGGGCATCATCTCGCTCGACGTGCTGGAAGCCGCCGGTGAGGACAACCTGGACGGCAAGATCATCATGGATGTCGCGAACCCGTTGGTGATCACCAGCGAGACGGAACCGCCCTCGCTCGGCATTCTCAACGACGACAGCCTCGGCGAACGCATTCAGCGCCGTTATCCGTCGGCGCGGGTGGTGAAGACCCTCAACACCATGAACTGCGACATCATGGTGAACCCGAAACTGCTCTCCGGTCACCACAATGTCTTCGTCAGCGGAGACGACCGGTCCGCGAAGGACCAGGTCGCGTCTCTGCTGGGCCAGTTCGGCTGGGCCGAGGACACCATTTTCGACCTCGGCGACATCACGACGGCCCGCGGCCCGGAGATGTTCGTCGCTCTCTATTCCCGGATGTTCCTGAAGATCCGGCACCTGCATTTCAACATCTCGGTCGTCTGGGACCCGAACGTGGAGCCGTTGCTGCCCGAGGGGGTGTAA
- a CDS encoding nuclear transport factor 2 family protein, which translates to MPIIELTLVEGFADDEQKSDVITKLADVVVNVFGEITKPNIFSLIREVKPGSWSIGGVVADQEMVAGGKAISNQQIANRLDEARVIAAYEALASGDRAQIDKYWDADMTWLVPGEAPVSGLKEGLDTFLAFMGEVGALADNSFAMERSNTLVKGDISVDLTHNTATRAGDTSRKLDIDVVHVMRWRDGKIVEGRGSIFGTGTTEYNEFFA; encoded by the coding sequence ATGCCCATCATCGAGCTGACCCTGGTCGAGGGATTCGCCGACGACGAGCAGAAGTCGGATGTCATCACCAAGCTCGCCGACGTAGTCGTCAATGTCTTCGGTGAGATCACCAAGCCGAACATCTTCTCCCTCATCCGGGAAGTGAAGCCCGGCTCCTGGTCCATCGGCGGTGTCGTCGCGGACCAGGAGATGGTGGCCGGCGGCAAGGCCATCTCCAACCAGCAGATAGCCAACCGCCTCGACGAGGCCCGCGTGATCGCCGCCTATGAGGCGCTGGCGAGCGGCGACCGTGCCCAGATCGACAAGTACTGGGATGCCGACATGACGTGGCTGGTCCCGGGCGAGGCGCCGGTCTCGGGCCTCAAGGAGGGACTCGACACCTTCCTCGCCTTCATGGGCGAGGTGGGCGCGCTCGCCGACAACTCCTTCGCCATGGAGCGTTCGAACACCCTGGTCAAGGGCGACATCAGCGTCGACCTGACCCACAACACCGCCACCCGGGCCGGTGACACCTCCCGCAAGCTCGACATCGACGTGGTGCACGTCATGCGCTGGCGGGACGGCAAGATCGTCGAGGGTCGTGGATCGATCTTCGGCACCGGGACCACCGAGTACAACGAGTTCTTCGCCTGA